The Medicago truncatula cultivar Jemalong A17 chromosome 7, MtrunA17r5.0-ANR, whole genome shotgun sequence genome includes the window AGCCCTTAGATGAAGCAGGGTTCATCTCTAAGTCCATTTTGGTTTGAGTTACATCATCATTATATACAAAGAATTTGGCaataataagaaagaaaaagaagttgaCAACACTTAACAAGGCCAAAAAAGcataataataatctaaatgTGAGATATTTAGATTATCTAAAATCCAACCTTTATGACCATGTTTACTTGTGAGACGAGCAACATTTGATAGAAGAAAAGTACTCAAAAAATTTCCCATGCTCAAGGATGTTGTAGCATATGATGATCCAAGGCTTTTCATAGATTCAGGTGCTTGATCATAGAAGAACTCTATCTTAGCAATTTCCACAAACGTATCAGCAATCCCCATCAAAGCGAATTGAGGGACGAGAATGAAAATAGAAAGAGGGGTTGTATCGAGCTTGCCTAAAAGATTGTGTTCTCTTGCAACATTGAGTCTCTTCCTCTCTATAAGACACGAAACAACCATTACGATGACGTGAAACACAAGGCCAATTCCTATTCTTTGTAGCATTGTAATTCCTCTTGGATTCTTTGTGTAGCGTCGGATAATAGGAACAAAAACACGATCATAGATTACAGTGCTTATAGCCAGGAAGATATGTACAAATGCTATGAGACTTGCTGGAGGGACTTTAAAATGAGCTCCCAGTCTCCTATCTAGAGTGGTGCCTTGTTTGACGAAGAGTGTGTTTGTTTGAGCGAAAATTATGCTTGGAATACATGTTGCAATCAATATAGGGATCATTTTTgtcatttgttttgtttcctCAATTTGTGTCACAGTGCAAAGCATCCATGGTGAAGTTTGGTCGGTCTTCACTGCAGCTTTGTCAAGGAAACTACAGACATTTGTAcatgttttaattatatactTATGATTTCACCTTAGATTGACATTACGTGATTCACACATGTTAGTATCCAACACTAACACGACATTCACATTAcgtgattacattcaatcacttaaatttttcaaaagatCATTACTAGTGTCTTCGTGTATGTGTGTCAGACTTCGGTGGTTGATAGATAATAAATTTATGCGACATgaaaaaacaaactaatttATGCAGTGAAACTTTAAGTGGTAAGAAATACTACTAAAAACTAACCTCAATGAAGAACTGTGATTAATTCTATACCTTCCGTTACTAGTATACTCTTCAATGCTCACCTCATGCAGCTCTTTTTGATCATTTGGGACATTTAATTTCCACTTTCTCATAGCAGCAACAAAGACTTGAACCATTCTAGTTAAAGGACTTCCAGAAGGCAATTTATGTCTATAAATTGGTGTTCCAAACAAAAACACCAATGTTGAAAAAACAAGCAATATGGTTGGAATCCCATAACCAAGGGCAAAACCAACATTGTCTTGTATGTAGACTAATACTGTTTCGGCTAAAATGGCTCCAATTATAATGTAGAACACCCACCAATTGTAAAAGGAAAGTTTTTGAGACTTCTCTTTCGGCTCAAACTCATCAAATTGGTCGGCTCCAAGTGTGGTGATGCTGGGCTTAATTCCCCCTGTGCCTGCTGCAATGATGTACaaagcaaagaagaaaataCCAATTTGTAGTGATGAAGCTTTTTGGCAATCCTGTTTTTCTATCCCTACAGCACATGGTGGTGGTCTCAGCGTTGGTAGTGATACTGAAAGAGTCAATAAACACATTCcctacagaaaaaaaaaaaaaagaagacttATCACATCTATACTTGCTAAAGTAGAGATATGACTAAAAAGATTTGCAACTGCAATTTGAATGATGCATTGAGATTTTTTATGTCACAATGACTCTAATAACTGAGATATCATGTCCGTGAGATGTCAATTTAGTATTAAGAATTTATTCTTGTCACTTTCAATGACATAATTTATATTCCATCAAAGATGGTTTTAAAATGGATTAATGAGACTATATTAACAGTATTTAATTAAGATTTTCCACAATAACAAATATTGTATAGGAAAATACTATTTATCGCTAGTTGCAGCTTCGTGAATTTTCAGGATCGTGTATTATTTACTCAAACTGCACCATTATCCTCCCTGTTTTCCATTAAGTTAGAGTTGAATGTTTGACTCTTCTTTTATTAAAGCAGCACGTAGCGTTCACATGATATTCGTGAATAAACGTTAACTTGATATAGCAAGGCTCTATTGTATATACAGCGAAAattcaaaaccttagaattgaatATCTTACCAAAAAGTAAATGCCAGATGATACGACAAAGGTCCAATATCGGCCAAGATAGGCGTCGGCTATGTAAGCCCCAATAACTGGCAGGATCTTAACTGTACCTGCCCAGTTAGTGACATTGTTTGCAGATTTGACAGTACCCTGATGGAGCTTCTTTGTTAGATACAACACTAGATTTGATGATATCCCAAAGTATGTCAACCTTTCAATCACTTCAGAGCCTATAATAAACAcattgatttttcatatttagaAGTGACAATTGTTCTTTGTGCTACATGTGAAAACAAATGAAGTTGTTGAGCgtattgtaaaaaataagttaCTAATGTACTATACTATATTTGTTGTAGATATTAAAATGCACCCAACtgtaaatattaacaaaattatcatttaGCCCGTTAGATTGCTATATGCCTTTTAGGCGTGACACTCAACGGTTGTGTTCGGTACTAGGTATTCAATTTAAGGAGGACCGACCGTGGAGCAAGGTTGAGGGCTACTAATCCAAATACGCCCAACTCTAGAATGGCCGACTAGGGATCCTAGACCAAGGATTGACCATGTCATATGTTTTCTGAGTGAGACATGAACTGGGAACGAGTTAACCCAGCAAGATCGTATGCAAGCTCATACCTAGCCATGGCTATCATACTCGGTCGGTTGGATAAAGCACGGTAAAAGACCCTCTTCATTCCAATGAGCCGCACATTTGCAGTTTTTGTACTTAACTAATCATTGGCAATCATGAGATCAGAATATGTGAAGGGACCATTCACCCTACTTAGGGGTAGACCCAAACCTTTGACCTTTGAAATGAATTGCTTATAAAAAGAGGGGTAGCCACTGACTTTTGGCGACGGCAGTGACAttaacaagaaacaaacttttgttaaaaaaaacaaacaaactttgtttaaaaaaataaagtttatagttttccaatatatattaattagttttattgaaaaaataagagTAATGGACAAAGGGTACAATTGACAAATCATACTCTTAAAAATACCAAaacgacagttaaataggaacgcTAAATTCGCACTAGaacgacacttaaaaatgaaCGGAACAAGTGTTTgcttagaaataaaaaaaaaaaaaaagacaaacttttgcctcgagttaaaaatttatatcattcaaACATAATTTGCTTCACTCCAAATCAAATACAATTAAGTcaatttattaatcatttgattgaCTTCAAATGGATAATGAGTTCTaaattattaacttttttttttggtttgtagAAGTTGTAGTAAACAGTTAAACACTACTGAAGCTTATAGTAATATTCAACTACAAAGTCTTAAGTTCGAACCTAACAATTTCAGCATTGATAGTTTAGCCGTACTTTACGGATCGATCATTCAACATTTTCTACTTAGAAACAGagaattaagaagaaaaaaattgaggggTAACTTCACCAAATTAAACACCATTCCAAACATACATAAAAAGTTTGAGTATGGCAATAAGGGACGCAAGAGGTTGTTGTATATACCTACTATGAAGGAACAAGCTCTCCATCTTCCTGTATTTGATCTTAAAACTGGTCTACCTTTAAGGTCCACTGTCCCATCTTCAGTATAATCTTCTTTTCCATTTTCTCCTAACATTGTCATGATGTTTGAGAATAATTATGTGCTGTTTCTAACCTCTGTTGAACGTTAATTTATACATTAACTAATTGTCCAATTgcttgcaaaaaaataaaaataatactagTTGCAATGTACGTCTTGTTTTATACTTTTGtcatttattcaaaatttgTCCGTTTCTCTATTCTTTATTGGTAACATTTCCATTAAATTATTAATGTGAGATTGTCAGATCACAAAATGtgtcataagttttttttaactgtATTATTGGCACGGAATTTACCACATCTTCGTCGAGGAACCTATGGAGAAACAAGTTGAGTTCTCCTTCtcaattgaattttgtttgcTACGCAAGAGTTAGATATCAAACCCCTAATCACTTATTTTAAGGGTTCAAATTTCTTACCACTTGTAACGATCCTTAAAATCTATCATAAGTTATAAgtgaacaaaaacaaatatgtgCCGATTAAATTGGATTAAGTTTTGGTCCATTATGGATCAATACTTAGACAGGTTCATACTAAACGGCACCTTTAGAGATTAAGGAGGATATGCACGACTTCCGTATAAAACAAGAGAGTAAAAGCATGTAGGGATGACGATAGAGTACtgaaataataaattcatgtatggaaattattattttttgaaagaaatgtaCGAAAATTATTGATGAGTCATAAATTTGGTAATTTAGTCCTCACCATGTTTcatgaacatttttttaataaatctttCACGACCTTGAATTTGTCAAAGCATGACATTTTTCAGGAGTTATATAACTCAAGTTGTTAATAAAAGTTTCGTTAAGATAAATCGTACATGAGAACATGAGTTTGATAACAAAATAGGTTTTACTTACCTCATGTCCATTATTAGAGCCCATTTACCTTGAAAATCGTctgattaataaaaatgaatgacattttctacttttaatcacgtctttattttttttttttgtctctgtttatttgtttttcctccttttttttttttttttttgtctttctctctttacattctttttttttatttttttttatttttaaatttactatTGTGATAGCTCTACTCTTTGATTGTTGTTTTCTAAACTTATAACTAAAAACTATGAATGAAGAGAAGTTGGCAAGTTTTGTTTGATTGCGCAAAGCGAGTTGAATTGATTGCaggaaaataaaatgttttgatttagattctttctttaaaaaaaaaaatgttttgatttaGATGTTTAGCGTTgattaggattcttcgaatctcATGACTCTAAAAAACTTTATAAAAGAAGGTTAATTGTTATGAGACAGTGATGTTTCTATAGAATGCTCTTAGCATTTGTGCCTAGACGAGGGCTATACTAACAATTTTCAAAAGATAAATCATAATCTAACTATCATACTTTAAAATCCCTAATTAACTAAAGATGAGTAAGCAGCTTTCGTATTGTTCTTGTCCAGGTTAGAGCAAGGTCGTCATTCTTAACCTTAACCTAGAGAACAATATAGATACCTAGGTTTGTGAGGCCTAGAGTcgcaaagcattataaagatctaaacatatgaaaattaaataagacTTAGAACATAACTCAATAAATATGTTTGCA containing:
- the LOC11425214 gene encoding protein NRT1/ PTR FAMILY 5.2, with product MTMLGENGKEDYTEDGTVDLKGRPVLRSNTGRWRACSFIVGSEVIERLTYFGISSNLVLYLTKKLHQGTVKSANNVTNWAGTVKILPVIGAYIADAYLGRYWTFVVSSGIYFLGMCLLTLSVSLPTLRPPPCAVGIEKQDCQKASSLQIGIFFFALYIIAAGTGGIKPSITTLGADQFDEFEPKEKSQKLSFYNWWVFYIIIGAILAETVLVYIQDNVGFALGYGIPTILLVFSTLVFLFGTPIYRHKLPSGSPLTRMVQVFVAAMRKWKLNVPNDQKELHEVSIEEYTSNGRYRINHSSSLSFLDKAAVKTDQTSPWMLCTVTQIEETKQMTKMIPILIATCIPSIIFAQTNTLFVKQGTTLDRRLGAHFKVPPASLIAFVHIFLAISTVIYDRVFVPIIRRYTKNPRGITMLQRIGIGLVFHVIVMVVSCLIERKRLNVAREHNLLGKLDTTPLSIFILVPQFALMGIADTFVEIAKIEFFYDQAPESMKSLGSSYATTSLSMGNFLSTFLLSNVARLTSKHGHKGWILDNLNISHLDYYYAFLALLSVVNFFFFLIIAKFFVYNDDVTQTKMDLEMNPASSKGYKTEISQSISQLDVKS